Proteins encoded together in one Aphis gossypii isolate Hap1 unplaced genomic scaffold, ASM2018417v2 Contig00052, whole genome shotgun sequence window:
- the LOC126553046 gene encoding uncharacterized protein LOC126553046 has product MDEVEIERTLEVDDDEIMNAFLDAQSQMMLHSQVELNDEGIDTANSQNEFIIMDISQSNHENKEIPEEVELRSLLSQWNLNELIDACIAKRVFINVLKIIKRHHIERLLKGFDLGTQILFENKLEEWRESTGIPMSPVYLDFQGTSSSSSSSNRSNTNTPSRFSPYQKSIPYQRSTPSPDNSCTIVLSDILNETSRGKGLVELYNKFSNFHEDQRSILISLIAQYYEEKGVKMSLAASYQLEQQILERIPSEKLVICYH; this is encoded by the exons ATGGATGAAGTGGAAATTGAGAGAACTTTAGAAGTTGATGATGATGAAATCATGAATGCATTTTTGGATGCACAATCCCAAATGATGCTTCATTCTCAAGTTGAGCTAAACGATGAAGGTATTGATACAGCCAACTCTCAAAATGAATTCATTATCATGGACATTTCTCAGTcaaatcatgaaaataaagAGATACCAGAAGAGGTAGAACTTCGATCATTGCTATCTCAATGGAATCTCAATGAGTTGATTGATGCGTGCATTg CTAAGAGAGTTTTTatcaatgttttgaaaattataaaacgtcACCACATCGAACGTCTGCTAAAAGGTTTTGATCTGGGGACACAAATTCTGTTTGAGAATAAATTAGAAGAATGGCGTGAATCAACTGGGATTCCAATGAGTCCAGTTTATCTGGATTTTCAAGGCACATCATCCAGTTCTAGTTCTTCAAACAGATCAAACACAAATACACCGTCAAGATTTTCGCCCTATCAAAAATCCATACCATACCAAAGATCTACACCCAGCCCTGATAACTCATGCACAATTGTTCTGAGTGACATCCTCAATGAAACATCTAGAGGGAAGGGTCTTGTCGAGTTATACAACAAGTTTTCAAATTTCCACGAAGATCAAAGATCTATTCTCATATCTTTGATTGCACAATATTATGAAGAGAAGGGTGTCAAGATGTCTCTAGCTGCCAGTTATCAGTTAGAACAACAAATTCTGGAAAGAATTCCATCCGAAAAATTGGTAATATgctatcattaa
- the LOC126553047 gene encoding uncharacterized protein LOC126553047, producing MFTLWSRFKRHVIRHHQSNNQNDLINDNVNLDEFTNSTGPLPVDSNIPITSTTLINLKVSDTSQSNEFKSSACTDTYVNDDTIETPHNKFNLDYHLKTNINKALTFTLFLHNNNNFSRKDVLEVQEQPYSLYNNFSSLVSNLRNPFKPFDSDYKLYSFLKNEGYATNFKEVTINDQLMPAHRSGELQNRQITTKDDFEINNPLGSNASKHSICNLYYSFPCLPMEESRLENIFYAAITKTSDLKQFGNEKCFECLIDELKDLEINGIDINDGNNVTIIIHFILGLVVGDNLGLNCFLNFSKSFSSSYFCRLCRAPKEMTQKLSCENSELMRTEENYQLDVLDPNSKGVVNKSLLNNIPSFHVVKNYYADIMHDLFEGVCHYNTIHIINYFITSMKYFDLDTLNSRKEFFDYGPKEIENISPKIQLHHLKKKKLKMSAREMMTFIMYFPVMIGDLVPSDDVVWKFLINFVEIIDILLCLEIDECNILILENKIKTHNSDYITLFNDTLKPKFHNLTHYPNIIRQSGPLRKIWCFNFEQKHKQFKVYSHCITSRKNICLTLAKKYELKFAFQLLKGTSFFNAITSNDNHLVESNFKNLINNKLPNVHDVSIQFYSRIYFKGVEYRQGCYISVFNKNILLNFIHEIVVVERKHVLFFCQQLHSVKFDDHILAYEVDPLNLGSFSMIAADEIIGPPIHLIRTAEGKKVIRLKEYYRCI from the exons ATGTTTACACTATGGTCAAGATTTAAAAGACATGTGATTCGGCACCATCAGTCTAATAATCagaatgatttaattaatgacAATGTCAATTTAGATGAGTTTACGAATAGCACTGGCCCCTTGCCTGTAGATAGTAATATTCCTATAACATCAACAACTCTCATTAACCTTAAAGTGTCAGATACTTCTCAATCCAATGAGTTTAAATCCAGTGCATGTACTGATACTTATGTGAATGATGATACAATAGAGACTCCACACAACAAATTCAATTTAGATtaccatttaaaaacaaatattaataaggcGTTAACATTTACTCTTTTtcttcacaataataataatttttctagaaAAGATGTGCTAGAAGTTCAGGAACAA CCTTATTCtttgtataacaatttttctaGTTTAGTGTCAAACCTACGTAATCCTTTTAAACCATTTGATTCTGATTATAAACTCTAtagtttcttaaaaaatgaagGCTATGCAACAAATTTTAAAGAGGTGACAATTAATGATCAATTAATGCCAGCCCATCGATCCGGAGAACTACAAAACAGACAAATAACAACCAAAG atgattttgaaataaacaatCCTCTTGGGTCTAATGCTTCAAAACATTCCATTTGCAACTTATATTACTCATTCCCATGTTTACCAATGGAAGAATCTagattggaaaatattttttatgctgCTATTACGAAGACATcagatttaaaacaatttggcaacgaaaaatgttttgaatgtCTCATAGATGAGTTAAaagatttagaaataaatggaATTGATATTAATGATGGCAATAATGTAAcaatcataatacattttatcttaGGTTTAGTCGTAGGTGACAATTTAGGATTAAACTGTTTTCTCAATTTCAGTAAATCTTTCTCTAGCAGTTATTTTTGCAGACTTTGTAGAGCTCCAAAAGAAATGACACAGAAATTAAGCTGTGAAAATTCAGAATTAATGCGCACAGAAGAAAACTACCAGTTAGATGTTTTGGATCCCAACTCTAAAGGAGTTGTTAACAAATccttactaaataatattccatCCTTCCACGTAGTCAAAAACTACTATGCTGATATTATGCATGACCTTTTTGAGGGAGTCTGTCATTATAATACCATTCATATtatcaactattttattacttctaTGAAATACTTTGATTTGGATACTTTGAACTCTCGAAAGGAATTTTTCGATTATGGCCCAAAAGAAATTGAGAATATTTCACCCAAAATACAGCTTCaccatcttaaaaaaaaaaaattaaaaatgtctgcTAGGGAAATGATGACTTTCATTATGTATTTTCCTGTTATGATTGGAGATCTCGTTCCTTCAGATGACGTAGTCTGGAAATTTCTTATCAACTTTGTTGAaatcattgatattttactttGTTTAGAGATTGATGAGTGTAATATACtgattttggaaaataaaattaaaacacataattCTGACTATATcactttatttaatgatacattaaaaccaaaatttcaCAATTTGACTCATTACccaaatattattagacaatCAGGACCTCTAAGGAAGATTTGGTGTTTCAATTTTGAGCAAAAACATAAACAGTTTAAAGTTTACTCACATTGTATAACCTcacgaaaaaatatatgtttaacatTGGCTAAAAAGTATGAGTTAAAATTTGCATTTCAATTGTTAAAAGGGAcaagtttttttaatgctattaCTTCAAATGATAATCATCTGGTAGAgagtaatttcaaaaatctcattaataataaattaccaaacGTTCATGACGTTTCCATCCAATTTTATTcacgaatttattttaaaggagTTGAATACAGACAAGGTTGttatatttcagtttttaataaaaatattttgttaaactttATACATGAAATTGTAGTAGTAGAACGGaagcatgttttatttttttgtcaacaATTACATAGTGTAAAATTTGATGACCATATACTTGCATATGAAGTAGATCCTTTAAATTTAGGTTCATTTTCAATGATAGCTGCAGATGAAATAATTGGACCACCTATTCATTTAATTAGAACTGCAGAAGGCAAAAAAGTTATACGCCTTAAAGAATATTATCGTTGCAtttag